The following coding sequences lie in one Treponema sp. OMZ 790 genomic window:
- a CDS encoding DNA starvation/stationary phase protection protein has product MNNITKRLSVHTADFAVLYVKLHNYHWHVEGIDFKPVHEMIESYYDSMSDFYDAVAERMLQLNEKAPSSMAEYLAVTGIKEETKKSFKSVEALKNILGDFEYLSKEIKVTQVEAAAGNDVATDGILSGIIEYFDKEIWMLKSALK; this is encoded by the coding sequence ATGAACAATATAACTAAAAGATTATCAGTGCATACAGCCGACTTTGCAGTCCTTTATGTAAAATTACATAATTATCACTGGCATGTTGAGGGTATAGATTTTAAACCTGTACACGAAATGATAGAGTCATATTACGATAGTATGAGTGACTTTTACGATGCCGTTGCTGAAAGAATGCTGCAGTTAAACGAAAAAGCTCCTTCTTCTATGGCTGAATATTTGGCTGTAACAGGCATAAAGGAAGAAACCAAGAAATCCTTTAAAAGCGTAGAAGCTCTTAAAAATATCTTGGGCGATTTTGAGTATCTTTCAAAAGAAATAAAGGTAACTCAAGTTGAAGCTGCAGCCGGCAATGATGTTGCTACCGACGGAATCCTCAGCGGGATTATCGAATACTTTGATAAAGAAATCTGGATGTTAAAATCCGCTTTAAAATAA
- a CDS encoding peroxiredoxin: MEQMAMNMPLLGDDFPQLTVSTTHGAMKLPCDLKGSWFVLFSHPADFTPVCTTEFVAFQKLMPEFEKMGVKLIGLSVDQMQSHLKWIEWIKEKLGVEITFPVIAANDSIANQIGLLHPGKGTNTVRAVFVVDPNGKVRLVLYYPQEIGRNMEEIVRAVKALQVSDKNKVALPADWPNNGLIKDKVIIPPPPTEAEAKKRLKEYEGYDFWFCHKSL, encoded by the coding sequence ATGGAACAAATGGCAATGAATATGCCCCTTTTGGGGGATGATTTCCCTCAATTAACGGTTTCGACAACACATGGAGCTATGAAGCTTCCTTGTGATCTTAAAGGCAGCTGGTTTGTACTTTTTAGTCATCCGGCTGATTTTACTCCCGTATGTACTACGGAATTTGTGGCTTTTCAAAAGCTTATGCCCGAATTTGAAAAAATGGGTGTAAAATTAATTGGTCTTTCAGTCGACCAAATGCAGAGTCACTTAAAATGGATTGAGTGGATTAAGGAGAAACTCGGAGTTGAAATTACCTTCCCCGTAATTGCTGCAAACGACAGTATTGCAAACCAAATCGGGCTCTTACACCCCGGAAAAGGCACAAACACGGTTCGCGCCGTATTTGTAGTTGACCCTAACGGAAAAGTCAGACTTGTTCTTTACTATCCGCAGGAAATCGGCCGGAACATGGAAGAAATCGTCAGAGCCGTTAAAGCTCTTCAAGTTTCAGACAAGAATAAGGTTGCCTTACCTGCCGACTGGCCCAACAACGGCCTTATTAAAGATAAGGTAATCATTCCTCCGCCTCCAACAGAAGCGGAAGCTAAAAAGCGCTTAAAGGAATATGAGGGGTACGACTTCTGGTTCTGCCACAAATCTTTATAA
- the folD gene encoding bifunctional methylenetetrahydrofolate dehydrogenase/methenyltetrahydrofolate cyclohydrolase FolD — translation MSAKIIDGAQIAADLRAEIAKDVEKIKAKGVQPTLAVILVGNDPASQSYVKGKTNALHEVGMNDRTFRLPETTTQDELLKLIKELNADKLVNGILVQLPLPKQIDPDTVIETISPEKDVDGFHPVNVGKLLLGHDTFIPCTPHGVIHLLKRTGVETKGAKVVIVGRSNIVGKPLSVLMMNKDVNATVTVCHSGTKNLPEVTREADILVAAMGKPQFIKADMIKKGAVVIDVGVNRIDDSTKKSGFRLVGDVDFEPACEVASAITPVPKGVGPMTIAMLVANTLIAAKRQNGLE, via the coding sequence ATGAGTGCAAAAATTATTGACGGTGCGCAGATAGCAGCAGACTTAAGGGCAGAGATTGCAAAAGATGTCGAGAAAATAAAGGCAAAAGGAGTTCAACCGACCCTAGCCGTTATTTTGGTAGGAAACGATCCTGCATCTCAATCCTATGTAAAGGGAAAAACAAACGCTCTTCACGAGGTAGGAATGAACGACAGAACATTCAGGCTTCCCGAAACGACAACGCAGGATGAATTACTAAAACTTATAAAAGAATTAAATGCCGATAAATTGGTAAACGGCATTTTAGTTCAATTACCCTTACCTAAGCAAATAGATCCCGATACGGTAATTGAAACTATAAGCCCCGAAAAAGATGTAGACGGTTTCCATCCCGTAAATGTAGGCAAGCTTCTTTTAGGACACGACACCTTTATTCCCTGTACACCCCATGGTGTAATCCATCTTTTAAAAAGAACCGGAGTTGAAACTAAGGGAGCAAAGGTTGTTATCGTAGGCCGCTCCAATATAGTCGGAAAACCTCTTTCTGTATTAATGATGAATAAGGATGTAAATGCCACGGTAACCGTTTGCCACAGCGGAACGAAGAATCTACCTGAGGTTACAAGAGAGGCCGACATTTTGGTTGCAGCGATGGGAAAACCTCAATTTATCAAAGCCGATATGATTAAAAAAGGAGCAGTCGTTATAGATGTCGGTGTAAACCGAATTGATGACAGCACAAAGAAGAGCGGCTTTAGGCTTGTAGGCGATGTCGATTTTGAGCCCGCTTGCGAAGTTGCTTCTGCAATAACACCCGTACCTAAGGGAGTCGGTCCTATGACCATTGCCATGCTCGTAGCGAACACTCTTATTGCAGCAAAGCGTCAAAATGGTTTGGAATAA
- a CDS encoding TP0733 family outer membrane beta-barrel protein: MKKFVFCVLIISIFFIPIFAQEEGEEPSTNRIDGTAVFRPVRQGDKFIKAGLTLGIPLFNTSPSKFAIKPNIWPGGTLNVAFGYYVLDGFSLGATLSFQFYPTLAKNLYFAVPITFDMAYTFAAGKWRFPLGGGIGGAVQSYTGNGGRYFGMIFRFDAGTYYQYSPEWSFGGDVSWNVVPQWYENKKDNRTGNFLGINFAVRYHF, encoded by the coding sequence GTGAAGAAATTTGTTTTCTGCGTTCTTATTATCAGCATCTTTTTTATCCCGATTTTTGCGCAAGAAGAAGGAGAAGAACCTTCAACTAACAGGATCGACGGTACTGCGGTATTCCGCCCTGTGAGACAAGGCGATAAATTTATAAAAGCGGGGTTAACCTTGGGGATACCTCTTTTTAATACTTCCCCGTCAAAATTTGCAATTAAGCCCAATATTTGGCCCGGGGGAACCTTAAATGTTGCTTTCGGGTATTATGTTCTTGACGGATTTTCATTAGGAGCAACTCTCAGTTTTCAGTTTTATCCGACACTGGCAAAAAATCTTTATTTTGCTGTTCCGATTACATTTGATATGGCCTATACTTTTGCTGCGGGAAAATGGCGATTTCCCCTCGGAGGCGGTATAGGAGGAGCTGTTCAATCTTATACGGGAAACGGCGGGCGATATTTTGGAATGATTTTTAGATTTGATGCCGGAACTTATTATCAATATTCTCCTGAATGGTCTTTCGGGGGAGATGTATCGTGGAATGTTGTGCCTCAATGGTATGAAAACAAAAAAGATAACCGAACCGGAAACTTTTTGGGTATCAATTTTGCCGTCAGATATCATTTTTAG
- a CDS encoding M42 family metallopeptidase: MDIRYAVDLSKELLQIHSPGGYTKNVIDRIKKEFDSLGIRYTETNKGAIYGTIEGKNTSKHRVVSAHADTLGAMVRQIKPNGCLKLAPIGGIAFNSIEGENLYIITRTGKVITGTGLPEKASVHIFEAIEKEERNGETFEVRLDAETHSKEETLALGVNIGDFVAFEPRTMETEDGYIKSRHLDDKACLGMLFAACKALKDKGEKPAYTTHFFISNYEEIGHGFYGIPKECFEVLALDIGTVGGCQNSDEHAVTIIAKDSRTPYDFGFRHRLENLAIQNKINYRTDVMFRYGSDASMYVLQGFDINFACVGPGVSATHHYERTHIDSYKETINLLYAYLMSE; the protein is encoded by the coding sequence ATGGATATCAGATATGCAGTAGATTTATCTAAAGAACTTTTGCAAATACACAGCCCCGGAGGATATACAAAAAACGTAATAGACCGAATAAAAAAAGAATTTGATTCTCTAGGCATAAGATATACCGAAACAAACAAGGGAGCCATTTATGGAACAATCGAAGGCAAAAACACGTCTAAACATAGAGTTGTTTCAGCTCATGCCGACACCCTCGGCGCTATGGTACGCCAAATAAAACCCAACGGCTGCTTAAAACTGGCTCCAATAGGCGGCATAGCTTTTAACAGCATTGAAGGAGAAAACCTTTACATCATCACAAGAACGGGAAAAGTCATCACGGGAACAGGTCTTCCGGAAAAAGCCTCAGTCCACATATTTGAAGCCATCGAAAAAGAAGAAAGAAACGGAGAAACCTTTGAAGTCCGCTTGGATGCCGAAACACACTCAAAAGAAGAAACCTTAGCTCTAGGTGTAAACATAGGAGATTTTGTCGCCTTTGAACCCCGTACAATGGAAACTGAAGACGGATATATAAAGTCCCGCCATTTGGATGACAAGGCCTGCCTAGGTATGCTTTTTGCCGCCTGTAAGGCTCTAAAGGACAAGGGCGAAAAACCGGCTTACACTACCCACTTTTTTATAAGCAATTATGAAGAAATAGGTCACGGCTTTTACGGCATTCCTAAAGAATGTTTTGAAGTCTTGGCCTTGGACATCGGAACCGTCGGAGGCTGCCAAAACTCGGATGAACATGCAGTAACTATCATCGCCAAGGATTCCCGCACTCCCTACGATTTCGGCTTTAGGCACAGGCTTGAAAATCTTGCTATTCAAAATAAAATAAACTACAGAACAGATGTTATGTTTAGATACGGCTCGGATGCCAGTATGTATGTTTTACAGGGATTTGATATTAACTTTGCCTGTGTCGGCCCCGGAGTAAGCGCCACACACCACTATGAACGAACTCATATAGACTCTTACAAAGAGACAATAAATCTCCTGTATGCTTACTTAATGAGCGAGTAG
- a CDS encoding LysM peptidoglycan-binding domain-containing protein: MKNVLKILTLLAVFSFVFTSCGTPPTPPPQEKPAPKAAEEPMEEVKAEPMASKPAAEEPRDVPVKEYIIMQGDTLSEIALKFYETRQKAYYFPIIMSINPGVVKHPDKLTPKVKLLIPDFDLFMQHSPSKMRARPEFEKCIKIYEDEGKSGIVESLSRRLKEF, translated from the coding sequence ATGAAAAACGTTTTGAAAATTTTGACCTTATTGGCAGTTTTTTCTTTTGTATTTACGAGCTGCGGAACACCTCCGACACCTCCGCCCCAAGAAAAACCTGCACCCAAGGCCGCAGAAGAACCTATGGAAGAGGTAAAGGCTGAGCCTATGGCCTCTAAACCGGCTGCTGAAGAGCCGCGAGATGTTCCCGTAAAAGAATATATAATAATGCAAGGAGATACCTTGTCGGAAATTGCATTGAAATTTTACGAGACAAGACAAAAAGCTTACTACTTCCCCATCATTATGTCTATAAATCCCGGTGTAGTTAAACATCCGGATAAGCTGACACCGAAAGTAAAGCTTCTAATTCCCGATTTTGATCTTTTTATGCAGCACTCCCCTTCAAAAATGCGTGCAAGGCCGGAATTTGAAAAATGTATCAAAATTTATGAGGATGAAGGCAAATCAGGAATTGTTGAATCCTTGAGCCGAAGACTTAAAGAGTTTTAG
- a CDS encoding formate--tetrahydrofolate ligase, protein MKTDIEIAREAKLNKIAEIADGLGIHEDHVIPYGKYIAKVPYSVIDEAKVKKNNLILVTAITPTKAGIGKTTVSIGLALGLNKIGKKAVAALREPSLGPCFGMKGGAAGGGYAQVLPMEDINLHFTGDFHAITSAHNMISALFDNYIFRMQGTPKAIKTVLWKRVLDVNDRNLRQIVTGLGDGNGVVMESGFDITPASEIMAIFCLAKDIEDLRRRIENIILGYDTENNAVKVKDLGIAGSIVVLLKNAINPNLVQTTENTPAFIHGGPFANIAHGCNSVIATKTALTYGEYVITEAGFAADLGAEKFFDIKCRKAGLNPKLTVIAATTGGLKMHGDVPEKEISKPNAEALKKGLINLDKHIENMKKFGQTVVVALNRYGYDIDSELDLVKKHCEAQGVGFAVNNAFVEGGTGAVALAELVVKTIETNPSKPLKFVYNDKDCIKTKIGKICKEIYGASDVTYSGAADKMIKKIEEAGMADFPVCVAKTQYSFSSDPKLYGVPTGFEMNVRDIVLNSGSEMIVAIMGDMMRMPGLPKDPQAVRIDLVNGNIEGLS, encoded by the coding sequence ATGAAAACAGATATAGAAATAGCTAGAGAAGCGAAGCTAAACAAAATCGCTGAAATTGCAGACGGTTTAGGGATTCATGAGGATCATGTTATTCCCTATGGAAAGTACATAGCCAAGGTTCCCTACAGCGTTATAGATGAGGCAAAAGTAAAAAAGAATAATCTTATTCTGGTTACAGCCATCACGCCTACAAAGGCCGGAATCGGCAAGACGACCGTATCGATCGGTCTCGCTTTGGGTTTAAACAAAATCGGAAAAAAGGCGGTTGCAGCCTTGAGGGAGCCTTCCTTAGGCCCCTGTTTCGGTATGAAGGGAGGTGCAGCAGGAGGGGGCTATGCCCAAGTCTTGCCTATGGAAGACATTAACCTCCACTTTACGGGAGATTTCCATGCAATAACATCGGCACATAACATGATAAGTGCCCTTTTCGACAACTACATTTTCAGAATGCAGGGAACACCTAAAGCAATCAAAACCGTACTTTGGAAAAGAGTTTTGGACGTTAACGACAGAAACTTGCGCCAAATTGTTACCGGATTAGGAGACGGTAACGGCGTAGTAATGGAATCCGGCTTCGATATTACCCCGGCTTCCGAAATTATGGCTATTTTCTGTCTTGCAAAAGACATTGAAGATTTACGCCGAAGAATCGAAAATATCATATTGGGTTATGATACCGAAAACAATGCCGTAAAGGTAAAAGACTTAGGTATTGCAGGTTCAATAGTAGTTCTTTTAAAGAACGCAATCAACCCCAACCTTGTACAAACAACGGAAAATACCCCGGCCTTTATCCATGGCGGCCCCTTTGCAAACATAGCCCACGGATGTAACTCCGTAATAGCAACAAAGACAGCCCTCACCTACGGTGAATATGTAATTACCGAAGCAGGATTCGCTGCTGACCTCGGTGCCGAAAAATTCTTCGACATCAAGTGCCGAAAAGCCGGTTTAAACCCCAAATTGACCGTAATTGCTGCCACTACGGGCGGTTTAAAAATGCACGGAGATGTTCCCGAAAAAGAAATTTCCAAACCCAATGCCGAAGCCCTCAAAAAAGGCTTAATCAACCTTGATAAGCACATTGAAAACATGAAAAAATTCGGACAAACTGTGGTTGTAGCTCTTAACAGATACGGATACGACATTGATTCCGAATTGGATCTCGTCAAAAAACACTGTGAAGCTCAAGGCGTAGGCTTTGCCGTAAACAATGCCTTTGTCGAAGGCGGAACAGGAGCTGTCGCGCTTGCCGAGTTGGTTGTAAAAACCATCGAAACAAATCCGTCAAAGCCCTTAAAATTTGTTTACAACGATAAGGACTGCATAAAAACCAAGATAGGAAAAATCTGTAAAGAAATCTATGGTGCTTCAGATGTTACATATTCGGGGGCAGCCGACAAGATGATTAAAAAGATTGAAGAAGCCGGAATGGCAGACTTCCCTGTTTGTGTTGCAAAAACACAATACTCGTTCTCGTCGGATCCTAAACTTTACGGTGTTCCTACAGGCTTTGAAATGAATGTCAGGGATATAGTTCTCAACTCAGGCTCTGAAATGATTGTTGCCATCATGGGAGATATGATGAGAATGCCGGGACTTCCGAAAGATCCTCAGGCTGTCAGAATCGACTTGGTAAACGGAAACATTGAAGGTTTATCATAA
- a CDS encoding glycine--tRNA ligase: protein MEDHKISMEKIVSLCKRRGFVFQSSEIYGGQNGAWDYGPLGIELKNNVSRAWWKEMTQLHDNIVGLDAAILMHPRTWEASGHVENFTDPLVDCKKCKSRFRADHLSPENLEKRVCPDCGGELTDTRKFNLMFKTHIGPTDDNSSVIYLRPETAQGIYVNYKNIVQSNRMKIPFGIAQIGKAFRNEIVTKNFIFRTCEFEQMEMQFFVKPGSDDEWFDYWKKQRWAFYEKYGVRMNKLQWHQHGKDELAHYAKDAYDIEYEFPMGFKELEGVHNRTNYDLTRHTEYSGKDMQYIDQDNGNEKYIPYIIETSAGLTRNVLMFICDAYDEEKVADKGNDDDWRTVLRFHPNIAPVTVAVLPLMKKDGLAELAAEIRNELKEEFKTDYDQSGAIGKRYRRQDEVGTPFCVTVDYDSKEDNTVTLRFRDSMEQIRIPRTELISRIKAEIKNYKRVQ from the coding sequence ATGGAAGATCACAAAATTTCAATGGAAAAAATAGTAAGTCTTTGTAAAAGAAGGGGTTTTGTTTTTCAATCCTCTGAAATTTACGGCGGACAAAACGGTGCGTGGGATTACGGGCCTTTAGGAATAGAATTAAAGAATAATGTTTCGCGAGCCTGGTGGAAGGAAATGACCCAGCTCCACGATAATATTGTAGGTCTTGATGCTGCAATTTTGATGCATCCCCGTACATGGGAGGCTTCAGGCCATGTTGAAAATTTTACCGATCCTCTTGTAGATTGTAAAAAGTGTAAATCCCGCTTTAGGGCAGACCATTTGTCTCCCGAAAACCTTGAAAAAAGAGTTTGTCCCGATTGCGGCGGAGAGCTTACAGATACCAGAAAATTCAATCTTATGTTTAAAACTCATATCGGACCTACGGATGATAACTCTAGTGTTATTTATCTTCGCCCTGAAACAGCTCAAGGTATCTATGTAAACTATAAAAATATCGTTCAATCCAACCGAATGAAGATTCCTTTCGGTATTGCACAAATCGGAAAGGCCTTCCGAAACGAAATTGTTACAAAAAACTTTATTTTTAGAACCTGCGAATTTGAGCAGATGGAAATGCAGTTTTTTGTAAAACCCGGAAGCGATGATGAATGGTTCGATTATTGGAAAAAGCAGCGCTGGGCATTTTATGAAAAATACGGCGTAAGAATGAATAAGCTTCAGTGGCATCAGCACGGCAAGGATGAGCTTGCTCATTATGCAAAAGATGCTTACGATATCGAATACGAATTCCCGATGGGCTTTAAGGAACTTGAGGGTGTTCATAACCGAACCAACTATGACCTTACACGGCACACGGAATATTCCGGCAAGGATATGCAGTACATCGATCAGGATAACGGCAACGAAAAATATATTCCGTACATAATTGAAACCTCGGCCGGTTTGACACGAAATGTGCTTATGTTTATCTGTGATGCCTATGATGAAGAAAAAGTTGCAGATAAAGGAAATGATGATGATTGGAGAACCGTCTTGCGTTTCCATCCGAATATTGCTCCTGTAACTGTGGCCGTTCTTCCTTTAATGAAAAAAGACGGGCTTGCAGAATTGGCTGCTGAAATTCGAAATGAGCTTAAAGAGGAATTTAAAACCGATTACGATCAGTCCGGAGCCATCGGAAAGCGGTACCGCCGGCAGGACGAGGTAGGAACTCCTTTTTGCGTAACCGTCGATTATGATTCAAAAGAAGATAATACGGTTACCTTGCGCTTTAGAGATTCCATGGAGCAGATTAGGATTCCCAGAACCGAATTAATTTCGCGAATAAAGGCTGAGATTAAAAACTATAAAAGAGTTCAATAA
- a CDS encoding CDP-alcohol phosphatidyltransferase family protein, with protein MENYSYSAEDKSLLTPLLYKYFVFPLVKILPESIPANIITIFSNSLVVISFFIAYINYVYDTYRFLWLIPILCWFYIVGDCSDGIQALRTKTGSSLGEYFDHFLDSFVTGLLTGILMLCYRVTNPVLLFCVYQFLYLGQIGTFWGRFKDGVMQFSTFSTSEGAMAITITAALSSIGFMRLASVQNVLFGFSIPYIIMFTAFGAAWITGLTVIVKTKKITLRLFLHIVFSAAIGAVLVWQVKAPIFAQTVIITFYNVLFIQSVLSATAEKVKESLPDFFVPLSCILYFVVFDYAFIIQIIQSLYLLVRIINRFLVFFKKYRHCWYWKNPIPAKKNK; from the coding sequence ATGGAAAATTACTCCTACAGTGCAGAGGATAAGTCCTTACTTACTCCTCTGCTTTACAAATACTTTGTTTTTCCGCTTGTAAAGATTCTTCCGGAATCGATTCCGGCGAACATCATAACGATATTTTCTAACAGTCTTGTAGTCATTTCATTTTTTATAGCTTATATAAATTATGTATATGATACATATAGATTTTTGTGGCTGATTCCAATCTTGTGCTGGTTTTATATTGTGGGCGATTGCTCGGACGGAATACAGGCACTGCGTACCAAGACCGGTTCTTCTCTGGGCGAATACTTTGATCATTTTTTGGATAGTTTTGTTACGGGGCTTCTCACCGGTATTTTGATGCTGTGTTATAGGGTTACAAATCCTGTTTTGCTTTTTTGCGTATATCAGTTTTTATATTTGGGGCAAATAGGAACATTTTGGGGCCGTTTTAAAGACGGAGTGATGCAGTTTTCGACTTTCAGTACAAGTGAAGGGGCTATGGCTATTACAATTACTGCTGCTCTTTCCTCTATCGGATTTATGCGGCTGGCAAGTGTTCAAAATGTTTTATTCGGTTTTAGTATTCCGTATATAATTATGTTTACCGCCTTTGGTGCGGCATGGATTACAGGACTCACGGTTATTGTTAAAACAAAAAAAATTACCTTGCGCTTGTTTTTGCATATTGTCTTTTCTGCCGCGATAGGAGCCGTTTTGGTTTGGCAGGTTAAGGCTCCGATATTTGCACAGACGGTGATTATTACGTTTTACAATGTATTGTTTATTCAATCGGTTTTGTCGGCCACGGCAGAAAAAGTAAAAGAATCTTTGCCTGACTTTTTTGTTCCGTTAAGCTGTATTCTTTATTTTGTAGTTTTTGATTATGCCTTTATTATTCAGATAATTCAAAGTTTATATCTTTTGGTCAGAATAATAAATAGATTTTTGGTATTTTTTAAAAAATATAGGCATTGTTGGTATTGGAAAAATCCTATTCCGGCAAAAAAAAATAAATAA
- a CDS encoding GNAT family N-acetyltransferase: MIFAPLTKKNINSFIELILPYEYLCVNLAECLKKQKRFFDNDQDLFTFIKAEAFFSVNTEKKSFIGILLLAAHGVLLHCFPKEIPDDIAQHIKNKFLRQTEPLSVMGEKNTSIHLEKLIHQSLSLVPARFENYKLLTFKTKPQAANSFCIKVSDNLNSKLEFIKPPIEDAESLCPMEIQYNESEVLAPGVKASRESCLKLLKKRINNNALYAVKKDGKYIAKAGINASGFNWNQIGGVFTIPEYRNKGVGAANVITLVNDCAQYKKKCALFVKVKNPSARQMYKKIGFTESIDFRISYF, from the coding sequence ATGATTTTTGCTCCGCTCACAAAAAAAAATATTAACAGCTTTATCGAACTGATTCTTCCATATGAATACCTCTGCGTAAATCTTGCCGAATGTCTAAAAAAACAAAAAAGATTTTTTGATAATGACCAAGATTTATTTACCTTCATAAAAGCCGAAGCTTTTTTTTCCGTTAATACTGAAAAAAAATCGTTTATAGGAATTCTGCTGTTGGCAGCTCACGGTGTTTTGCTCCACTGCTTTCCAAAAGAGATTCCTGATGATATTGCGCAGCACATAAAAAACAAGTTTCTAAGGCAGACGGAACCTCTTTCTGTAATGGGAGAAAAAAACACTTCAATCCATTTGGAAAAATTAATACACCAAAGTCTTTCACTTGTTCCTGCCCGATTTGAAAATTACAAACTTCTTACATTTAAAACCAAACCTCAAGCAGCAAATTCTTTTTGCATAAAAGTCTCCGATAATCTCAATTCCAAGTTGGAATTTATAAAACCGCCGATTGAAGATGCCGAAAGCCTTTGTCCCATGGAAATACAATACAATGAATCTGAAGTCTTGGCTCCCGGAGTAAAAGCCTCCCGCGAATCATGCTTAAAGCTTCTAAAAAAAAGAATAAACAACAATGCTTTATATGCGGTAAAAAAAGACGGTAAGTACATTGCTAAGGCCGGAATAAATGCTTCCGGATTTAATTGGAATCAAATCGGCGGAGTGTTTACAATCCCCGAATACCGAAATAAGGGTGTCGGAGCTGCCAATGTAATAACGCTGGTAAACGATTGCGCTCAATATAAAAAAAAATGCGCTCTTTTTGTAAAAGTTAAAAATCCGTCGGCCAGACAAATGTATAAAAAAATTGGATTTACGGAATCTATCGATTTTAGAATTTCATACTTTTAA